One genomic window of Punica granatum isolate Tunisia-2019 chromosome 1, ASM765513v2, whole genome shotgun sequence includes the following:
- the LOC116205985 gene encoding Golgi apparatus membrane protein TVP38-like, which yields VSHLIGLGSNRDDGDCKWGLYTCGGRFEPVCERRSRSSKPEEYGGWWWAKVIALCSLAGLFVVVLSKWVGPLIIKKVVIPFTKWETRTLDAPVLAFVIFASIALFPTILLPTSPSMWVAGLSFGYGFGFLLVMAGVAIGITLPYFIGSRFQLKVHKWLEKYPEQASVLRSAGEGSWFHQFKAVMLIRLSPFPYVLFNYAVVAADIAYSPYLLGSLVGTIHEVLLSLYSGILMRALAEAADDKKVLGKPHATFNTFGFCAGLVAMVLVGIWVMMRRSMAERT from the exons GTTTCTCATCTCATCGGCTTAGGATCAAACAGAGACGATGGGGATTGCAAATGGGGACTATATACGTGTGGAGGAAGGTTTGAACCGGTGTGTGAACGGAGAAGCCGCAGTTCCAAACCCGAGGAGTACGGGGGGTGGTGGTGGGCTAAGGTGATCGCATTATGCAGCTTAGCGGGTCTTTTCGTCGTTGTTCTGTCGAAATGGGTTGGACCCCTCATCATAAAGAAG GTGGTGATCCCGTTTACAAAGTGGGAGACGCGAACTCTCGATGCTCCGGTACTAGCATTCGTAATCTTTGCTTCCATTGCGCTATTCCCCACCATTCTTTTGCCGACTTCACCATCCATGTGGGTGGCTGGGTTGTCCTTCGGGTACGGGTTCGGTTTCTTACTAGTCATGGCTGGAGTGGCGATAGGCATTACGTTACCCTATTTCATCGGCTCTCGGTTTCAACTCAAAGTCCAT AAATGGCTGGAGAAATATCCCGAACAAGCTTCTGTGCTAAGATCAGCAGGTGAAGGGAGTTGGTTTCATCAGTTTAAAGCTGTCATGCTCATCAGATTATCTCCGTTTCCGTATGTTCTTTTCAACTATGCTGTTGTTGCTGCTGACATCGCATACAGTCCGTACTTGCTCGGGTCATTGGTGGGGACCATCCACGAAGTTCTCTTGTCACTCTACAG TGGGATTCTAATGCGGGCACTCGCAGAGGCAGCAGACGACAAGAAAGTCCTGGGAAAGCCACATGCAACGTTCAATACTTTCGGGTTCTGCGCAGGTTTAGTTGCCATGGTATTGGTTGGAATTTGGGTAATGATGAGACGATCCATGGCGGAGAGAACATGA